The proteins below come from a single Bombus fervidus isolate BK054 chromosome 15, iyBomFerv1, whole genome shotgun sequence genomic window:
- the LOC139994596 gene encoding uncharacterized protein isoform X1 — protein MDNDSTVKMSKGCWKFDEEDRALYIDIEDDTEDDRENKVYSCWDQTPDILLEEIFSYLTIRERYYASLVCRSWYRAFKLPRVWSTFTLEDNTLTRGKFNYHSGWQYVLDHMRASACLNRVGRNFRSLVFDPMLNFYNLYEFMNMISWYTERQGSDNTSVAGVGTHIRRLKFTFPCNMANRDDPDSIRLFGTGGKLLEALKRLMRNLRNLRCLELIDLMLDTKEALHLMDDICANCTQTLTKLILINTTRYYCPLLHVGVFINLNVLVISPQNLHEDVIDLIGYTKLQHLHILQNRYSQKDTTMRLVIIPTRKAWIKMRKNNPHIKVHFEVESYKPTDILLPIDLLEHGSIPCHSIVLNTPNTQISSSTILNHGTFFESTIRVYAFKGLTRYFAPRNFSLRLDEAIVQFCKMCPNLHTLMIRDKISTATILEIVSTAKNLRCLYVRRYSTLKKCDGDWLKIMNWSPEHYQWIKENSRSYESTEKEVSRILNYRWHMLTEREFRDQMVKLYL, from the exons ATGGATAACGATTCGACAGTGAAAATGAGCAAGGGCTGCTGGAAATTTGACGAAGAAGATCGAG cgCTGTACATAGACATTGAAGACGACACTGAAGATGATAGagaaaataaagtatatagCTGCTGGGATCAAACGCCTGATATACTTCTAGAGGAAATTTTTTCTTACTTAACTATTCGCGAAAGATACTATGCATCTTTGGTATGTAGGTCATGGTATCGTGCCTTTAAATTGCCAAGGGTATGGTCTACCTTTACATTGGAGGATAATACACTTACTAGAGGCAAATTTAACTATCATAGTGGTTGGCAATATGTGTTAGATCATATGAGAGCTTCCGCATGTTTGAATAGAGTTGGCAGGAATTTCAGATCTCTAGTTTTTGACCCTATgttgaatttctataatctTTATGAATTCATGAACATGATATCTTGGTATACTGAGAGACAAGGATCAGATAATACATCAGTGGCAGGAGTCGGTACTCACATTCGACGACTTAAGTTTACATTTCCTTGTAACATGGCAAATAGAGATGATCCTGATAGTATTAGACTTTTTGGTACTGgtggaaaattattagaaGCATTGAAGAGGCTAATGCGTAATTTACGTAATTTGAGATGCTTAGAGTTGATAGATCTTATGTTAGATACCAAAGAAGCTTTACATTTAATGGATGATATCTGTGCCAATTGTACTCAAACATTGACGAAGCTGATTCTAATCAATACCACAAGGTATTATTGCCCCCTTCTACATGTAGgagtatttattaatttaaat GTATTAGTCATTAGTCCACAAAACCTCCATGAAGATGTGATAGATTTAATTGGTTATACTAAATTACAACATCTTCATATCCTTCAAAATCGCTATAGCCAGAAAGATACCACAATGAGATTGGTAATAatt CCTACAAGAAAAGCTTggataaaaatgagaaaaaacaATCCACACATTAAAGTACATTTTGAAGTGGAAAGTTATAAACCTACGGATATACTTTTGCCTATTGATTTGCTAGAACATGGGAGTATTCCATGTCACAGTATAGTTTTAAATACTCCAAATACACAG atttCATCTTCAACTATTCTTAATCACGGAACGTTTTTCGAATCGACAATAAGGGTGTATGCATTCAAAGGTCTAACCAGATATTTTGCGCctagaaatttttcgctaagATTGGATGAAGCAATAGTACAATTTTGCAAAATGTGTCCGAACCTTCATACACTG ATGATTCGAGATAAAATTTCAACCGCCACGATATTAGAAATCGTGTCTACAGCAAAGAACCTGCGTTGCTTGTACGTCCGGAGATATTCAACCCTAAAGAAATGCGACGGGGATTggttaaaaattatgaattggTCACCAGAACATTATCAGTGGATTAAAGAAAATAGCCGTAGCTATGAAAGTACGGAAAAAGAGGTATCTAGAATATTAAACTACAGGTGGCACATGCTAACTGAAAGAGAATTTAGAGATCAAatggtaaaattatatttatga
- the LOC139994604 gene encoding NADH dehydrogenase [ubiquinone] 1 alpha subcomplex assembly factor 3 isoform X2: protein MFLTKTFPILERLLQNTKQFHTSRTSKEYEGPGKTTIDIINNRNIAETHNRFLITQCLPVGFKLNDNSLLLGPLVIFDRTILSWNVGSAKDINEATLSLFTIVHPALDLVILGLETNYEYNRVLEIKKVLMKYNIKSEILPVRQACGIYNFLINDGRYVAAGLIPPLPDKSNLYSRVHRLPTEKRKLIDK from the exons ATGTTTTTGACTAAAACTTTTCCTATCTTAGAacgattattacaaaataccaa ACAATTCCATACTTCAAGAACTAGCAAAGAATATGAAGGACCTGGTAAAACAACAATAGATATCATTAATAATCGAAATATTGCTGAAACACACAACAGATTTTTAATAACCCAATGTTTACCggta ggatttaaattaaacgataattcATTACTATTGGGTCCTCTTGTAATTTTTGATAGAACGATTCTATCTTGGAATGTCGGTTCTGCGAAGGACATAAATGAAGCAACTTTATCTTTATTCACTATTGTACATCCTGCACTAGATCTCGTAATTTTAGGTCTTGAAACTAATTATGAATATAACAGAGttctagaaataaaaaaggtattaatgaaatataatattaaatctgAAATACTTCCGGTAAGACAAGCCTGTggaatatacaattttctcataaatgATGGAAGATACGTCGCAGCAGGTTTAATACCTCCATTACCTGACAAATCTAACCTATATTCCAGAGTACACCGACTACCGACTGAAAAGCGTAAACttatagataaataa
- the LOC139994604 gene encoding NADH dehydrogenase [ubiquinone] 1 alpha subcomplex assembly factor 3 isoform X1 gives MFLTKTFPILERLLQNTKQFHTSRTSKEYEGPGKTTIDIINNRNIAETHNRFLITQCLPMGFKLNDNSLLLGPLVIFDRTILSWNVGSAKDINEATLSLFTIVHPALDLVILGLETNYEYNRVLEIKKVLMKYNIKSEILPVRQACGIYNFLINDGRYVAAGLIPPLPDKSNLYSRVHRLPTEKRKLIDK, from the exons ATGTTTTTGACTAAAACTTTTCCTATCTTAGAacgattattacaaaataccaa ACAATTCCATACTTCAAGAACTAGCAAAGAATATGAAGGACCTGGTAAAACAACAATAGATATCATTAATAATCGAAATATTGCTGAAACACACAACAGATTTTTAATAACCCAATGTTTACCg atgggatttaaattaaacgataattcATTACTATTGGGTCCTCTTGTAATTTTTGATAGAACGATTCTATCTTGGAATGTCGGTTCTGCGAAGGACATAAATGAAGCAACTTTATCTTTATTCACTATTGTACATCCTGCACTAGATCTCGTAATTTTAGGTCTTGAAACTAATTATGAATATAACAGAGttctagaaataaaaaaggtattaatgaaatataatattaaatctgAAATACTTCCGGTAAGACAAGCCTGTggaatatacaattttctcataaatgATGGAAGATACGTCGCAGCAGGTTTAATACCTCCATTACCTGACAAATCTAACCTATATTCCAGAGTACACCGACTACCGACTGAAAAGCGTAAACttatagataaataa
- the LOC139994604 gene encoding NADH dehydrogenase [ubiquinone] 1 alpha subcomplex assembly factor 3 isoform X3: MNTVPERQFHTSRTSKEYEGPGKTTIDIINNRNIAETHNRFLITQCLPMGFKLNDNSLLLGPLVIFDRTILSWNVGSAKDINEATLSLFTIVHPALDLVILGLETNYEYNRVLEIKKVLMKYNIKSEILPVRQACGIYNFLINDGRYVAAGLIPPLPDKSNLYSRVHRLPTEKRKLIDK, from the exons ATGAACACAGTACCAGAGAG ACAATTCCATACTTCAAGAACTAGCAAAGAATATGAAGGACCTGGTAAAACAACAATAGATATCATTAATAATCGAAATATTGCTGAAACACACAACAGATTTTTAATAACCCAATGTTTACCg atgggatttaaattaaacgataattcATTACTATTGGGTCCTCTTGTAATTTTTGATAGAACGATTCTATCTTGGAATGTCGGTTCTGCGAAGGACATAAATGAAGCAACTTTATCTTTATTCACTATTGTACATCCTGCACTAGATCTCGTAATTTTAGGTCTTGAAACTAATTATGAATATAACAGAGttctagaaataaaaaaggtattaatgaaatataatattaaatctgAAATACTTCCGGTAAGACAAGCCTGTggaatatacaattttctcataaatgATGGAAGATACGTCGCAGCAGGTTTAATACCTCCATTACCTGACAAATCTAACCTATATTCCAGAGTACACCGACTACCGACTGAAAAGCGTAAACttatagataaataa
- the LOC139994596 gene encoding uncharacterized protein isoform X4: protein MSKGKMKPLYIDIEDDTEDDRENKVYSCWDQTPDILLEEIFSYLTIRERYYASLVCRSWYRAFKLPRVWSTFTLEDNTLTRGKFNYHSGWQYVLDHMRASACLNRVGRNFRSLVFDPMLNFYNLYEFMNMISWYTERQGSDNTSVAGVGTHIRRLKFTFPCNMANRDDPDSIRLFGTGGKLLEALKRLMRNLRNLRCLELIDLMLDTKEALHLMDDICANCTQTLTKLILINTTRYYCPLLHVGVFINLNVLVISPQNLHEDVIDLIGYTKLQHLHILQNRYSQKDTTMRLVIIPTRKAWIKMRKNNPHIKVHFEVESYKPTDILLPIDLLEHGSIPCHSIVLNTPNTQISSSTILNHGTFFESTIRVYAFKGLTRYFAPRNFSLRLDEAIVQFCKMCPNLHTLMIRDKISTATILEIVSTAKNLRCLYVRRYSTLKKCDGDWLKIMNWSPEHYQWIKENSRSYESTEKEVSRILNYRWHMLTEREFRDQMVKLYL from the exons ATGTCAAAAGGCAAAATGAAAC cgCTGTACATAGACATTGAAGACGACACTGAAGATGATAGagaaaataaagtatatagCTGCTGGGATCAAACGCCTGATATACTTCTAGAGGAAATTTTTTCTTACTTAACTATTCGCGAAAGATACTATGCATCTTTGGTATGTAGGTCATGGTATCGTGCCTTTAAATTGCCAAGGGTATGGTCTACCTTTACATTGGAGGATAATACACTTACTAGAGGCAAATTTAACTATCATAGTGGTTGGCAATATGTGTTAGATCATATGAGAGCTTCCGCATGTTTGAATAGAGTTGGCAGGAATTTCAGATCTCTAGTTTTTGACCCTATgttgaatttctataatctTTATGAATTCATGAACATGATATCTTGGTATACTGAGAGACAAGGATCAGATAATACATCAGTGGCAGGAGTCGGTACTCACATTCGACGACTTAAGTTTACATTTCCTTGTAACATGGCAAATAGAGATGATCCTGATAGTATTAGACTTTTTGGTACTGgtggaaaattattagaaGCATTGAAGAGGCTAATGCGTAATTTACGTAATTTGAGATGCTTAGAGTTGATAGATCTTATGTTAGATACCAAAGAAGCTTTACATTTAATGGATGATATCTGTGCCAATTGTACTCAAACATTGACGAAGCTGATTCTAATCAATACCACAAGGTATTATTGCCCCCTTCTACATGTAGgagtatttattaatttaaat GTATTAGTCATTAGTCCACAAAACCTCCATGAAGATGTGATAGATTTAATTGGTTATACTAAATTACAACATCTTCATATCCTTCAAAATCGCTATAGCCAGAAAGATACCACAATGAGATTGGTAATAatt CCTACAAGAAAAGCTTggataaaaatgagaaaaaacaATCCACACATTAAAGTACATTTTGAAGTGGAAAGTTATAAACCTACGGATATACTTTTGCCTATTGATTTGCTAGAACATGGGAGTATTCCATGTCACAGTATAGTTTTAAATACTCCAAATACACAG atttCATCTTCAACTATTCTTAATCACGGAACGTTTTTCGAATCGACAATAAGGGTGTATGCATTCAAAGGTCTAACCAGATATTTTGCGCctagaaatttttcgctaagATTGGATGAAGCAATAGTACAATTTTGCAAAATGTGTCCGAACCTTCATACACTG ATGATTCGAGATAAAATTTCAACCGCCACGATATTAGAAATCGTGTCTACAGCAAAGAACCTGCGTTGCTTGTACGTCCGGAGATATTCAACCCTAAAGAAATGCGACGGGGATTggttaaaaattatgaattggTCACCAGAACATTATCAGTGGATTAAAGAAAATAGCCGTAGCTATGAAAGTACGGAAAAAGAGGTATCTAGAATATTAAACTACAGGTGGCACATGCTAACTGAAAGAGAATTTAGAGATCAAatggtaaaattatatttatga
- the LOC139994596 gene encoding uncharacterized protein isoform X2 encodes MDNDSTVKMSKGCWKFDEEDRALYIDIEDDTEDDRENKVYSCWDQTPDILLEEIFSYLTIRERYYASLVCRSWYRAFKLPRVWSTFTLEDNTLTRGKFNYHSGWQYVLDHMRASACLNRVGRNFRSLVFDPMLNFYNLYEFMNMISWYTERQGSDNTSVAGVGTHIRRLKFTFPCNMANRDDPDSIRLFGTGGKLLEALKRLMRNLRNLRCLELIDLMLDTKEALHLMDDICANCTQTLTKLILINTTRYYCPLLHVGVFINLNVLVISPQNLHEDVIDLIGYTKLQHLHILQNRYSQKDTTMRLPTRKAWIKMRKNNPHIKVHFEVESYKPTDILLPIDLLEHGSIPCHSIVLNTPNTQISSSTILNHGTFFESTIRVYAFKGLTRYFAPRNFSLRLDEAIVQFCKMCPNLHTLMIRDKISTATILEIVSTAKNLRCLYVRRYSTLKKCDGDWLKIMNWSPEHYQWIKENSRSYESTEKEVSRILNYRWHMLTEREFRDQMVKLYL; translated from the exons ATGGATAACGATTCGACAGTGAAAATGAGCAAGGGCTGCTGGAAATTTGACGAAGAAGATCGAG cgCTGTACATAGACATTGAAGACGACACTGAAGATGATAGagaaaataaagtatatagCTGCTGGGATCAAACGCCTGATATACTTCTAGAGGAAATTTTTTCTTACTTAACTATTCGCGAAAGATACTATGCATCTTTGGTATGTAGGTCATGGTATCGTGCCTTTAAATTGCCAAGGGTATGGTCTACCTTTACATTGGAGGATAATACACTTACTAGAGGCAAATTTAACTATCATAGTGGTTGGCAATATGTGTTAGATCATATGAGAGCTTCCGCATGTTTGAATAGAGTTGGCAGGAATTTCAGATCTCTAGTTTTTGACCCTATgttgaatttctataatctTTATGAATTCATGAACATGATATCTTGGTATACTGAGAGACAAGGATCAGATAATACATCAGTGGCAGGAGTCGGTACTCACATTCGACGACTTAAGTTTACATTTCCTTGTAACATGGCAAATAGAGATGATCCTGATAGTATTAGACTTTTTGGTACTGgtggaaaattattagaaGCATTGAAGAGGCTAATGCGTAATTTACGTAATTTGAGATGCTTAGAGTTGATAGATCTTATGTTAGATACCAAAGAAGCTTTACATTTAATGGATGATATCTGTGCCAATTGTACTCAAACATTGACGAAGCTGATTCTAATCAATACCACAAGGTATTATTGCCCCCTTCTACATGTAGgagtatttattaatttaaat GTATTAGTCATTAGTCCACAAAACCTCCATGAAGATGTGATAGATTTAATTGGTTATACTAAATTACAACATCTTCATATCCTTCAAAATCGCTATAGCCAGAAAGATACCACAATGAGATTG CCTACAAGAAAAGCTTggataaaaatgagaaaaaacaATCCACACATTAAAGTACATTTTGAAGTGGAAAGTTATAAACCTACGGATATACTTTTGCCTATTGATTTGCTAGAACATGGGAGTATTCCATGTCACAGTATAGTTTTAAATACTCCAAATACACAG atttCATCTTCAACTATTCTTAATCACGGAACGTTTTTCGAATCGACAATAAGGGTGTATGCATTCAAAGGTCTAACCAGATATTTTGCGCctagaaatttttcgctaagATTGGATGAAGCAATAGTACAATTTTGCAAAATGTGTCCGAACCTTCATACACTG ATGATTCGAGATAAAATTTCAACCGCCACGATATTAGAAATCGTGTCTACAGCAAAGAACCTGCGTTGCTTGTACGTCCGGAGATATTCAACCCTAAAGAAATGCGACGGGGATTggttaaaaattatgaattggTCACCAGAACATTATCAGTGGATTAAAGAAAATAGCCGTAGCTATGAAAGTACGGAAAAAGAGGTATCTAGAATATTAAACTACAGGTGGCACATGCTAACTGAAAGAGAATTTAGAGATCAAatggtaaaattatatttatga
- the LOC139994596 gene encoding uncharacterized protein isoform X3, with protein sequence MDNDSTVKMSKGCWKFDEEDRALYIDIEDDTEDDRENKVYSCWDQTPDILLEEIFSYLTIRERYYASLVCRSWYRAFKLPRVWSTFTLEDNTLTRGKFNYHSGWQYVLDHMRASACLNRVGRNFRSLVFDPMLNFYNLYEFMNMISWYTERQGSDNTSVAGVGTHIRRLKFTFPCNMANRDDPDSIRLFGTGGKLLEALKRLMRNLRNLRCLELIDLMLDTKEALHLMDDICANCTQTLTKLILINTTSLKYLFYAKVLVISPQNLHEDVIDLIGYTKLQHLHILQNRYSQKDTTMRLVIIPTRKAWIKMRKNNPHIKVHFEVESYKPTDILLPIDLLEHGSIPCHSIVLNTPNTQISSSTILNHGTFFESTIRVYAFKGLTRYFAPRNFSLRLDEAIVQFCKMCPNLHTLMIRDKISTATILEIVSTAKNLRCLYVRRYSTLKKCDGDWLKIMNWSPEHYQWIKENSRSYESTEKEVSRILNYRWHMLTEREFRDQMVKLYL encoded by the exons ATGGATAACGATTCGACAGTGAAAATGAGCAAGGGCTGCTGGAAATTTGACGAAGAAGATCGAG cgCTGTACATAGACATTGAAGACGACACTGAAGATGATAGagaaaataaagtatatagCTGCTGGGATCAAACGCCTGATATACTTCTAGAGGAAATTTTTTCTTACTTAACTATTCGCGAAAGATACTATGCATCTTTGGTATGTAGGTCATGGTATCGTGCCTTTAAATTGCCAAGGGTATGGTCTACCTTTACATTGGAGGATAATACACTTACTAGAGGCAAATTTAACTATCATAGTGGTTGGCAATATGTGTTAGATCATATGAGAGCTTCCGCATGTTTGAATAGAGTTGGCAGGAATTTCAGATCTCTAGTTTTTGACCCTATgttgaatttctataatctTTATGAATTCATGAACATGATATCTTGGTATACTGAGAGACAAGGATCAGATAATACATCAGTGGCAGGAGTCGGTACTCACATTCGACGACTTAAGTTTACATTTCCTTGTAACATGGCAAATAGAGATGATCCTGATAGTATTAGACTTTTTGGTACTGgtggaaaattattagaaGCATTGAAGAGGCTAATGCGTAATTTACGTAATTTGAGATGCTTAGAGTTGATAGATCTTATGTTAGATACCAAAGAAGCTTTACATTTAATGGATGATATCTGTGCCAATTGTACTCAAACATTGACGAAGCTGATTCTAATCAATACCACAAG cttaaaatatttgttttatgcAAAGGTATTAGTCATTAGTCCACAAAACCTCCATGAAGATGTGATAGATTTAATTGGTTATACTAAATTACAACATCTTCATATCCTTCAAAATCGCTATAGCCAGAAAGATACCACAATGAGATTGGTAATAatt CCTACAAGAAAAGCTTggataaaaatgagaaaaaacaATCCACACATTAAAGTACATTTTGAAGTGGAAAGTTATAAACCTACGGATATACTTTTGCCTATTGATTTGCTAGAACATGGGAGTATTCCATGTCACAGTATAGTTTTAAATACTCCAAATACACAG atttCATCTTCAACTATTCTTAATCACGGAACGTTTTTCGAATCGACAATAAGGGTGTATGCATTCAAAGGTCTAACCAGATATTTTGCGCctagaaatttttcgctaagATTGGATGAAGCAATAGTACAATTTTGCAAAATGTGTCCGAACCTTCATACACTG ATGATTCGAGATAAAATTTCAACCGCCACGATATTAGAAATCGTGTCTACAGCAAAGAACCTGCGTTGCTTGTACGTCCGGAGATATTCAACCCTAAAGAAATGCGACGGGGATTggttaaaaattatgaattggTCACCAGAACATTATCAGTGGATTAAAGAAAATAGCCGTAGCTATGAAAGTACGGAAAAAGAGGTATCTAGAATATTAAACTACAGGTGGCACATGCTAACTGAAAGAGAATTTAGAGATCAAatggtaaaattatatttatga